The Kangiella marina genome window below encodes:
- a CDS encoding COX15/CtaA family protein, whose amino-acid sequence MQKRTLRRLAIFGSFLALCVILLGAWTRLSDAGLGCPDWPGCYGHYTVPSDVEFINAAELKYNQKFEADKAWPEMIHRYFATGIGLVIVILFIGALAGRRKDPSIPILLPSILLPLVIFQGLLGMWTVTLKVHPFIVMAHLLGGFSILTLLFLYVLQLRPKIVSLSQVVAKKFKTLAMTGLVLVVIQIALGGWTASNYAATACTELPFCNSGWTENADFVGAFDVWQKGFDFDEFKLHELEKMEADLAHARGQTFINYEGGVLEHSEKVAIHVTHRIGAYIVFLVVGLLAVLLIRERDSVLLRHTGRAIALILVGQMLLGISNIVFGLPLYVAVAHNGGGAILLLALITLNFVVNWQFRGKNVS is encoded by the coding sequence ATGCAAAAGAGAACATTACGCCGCTTGGCGATTTTTGGCAGCTTTTTAGCGTTATGCGTCATTTTATTGGGTGCCTGGACGCGTCTTAGCGATGCTGGCTTAGGCTGTCCGGATTGGCCCGGTTGTTACGGTCATTACACGGTGCCAAGTGATGTCGAGTTTATTAATGCTGCTGAGTTGAAATACAACCAGAAGTTTGAAGCTGATAAAGCCTGGCCAGAAATGATTCATCGTTATTTCGCAACAGGTATTGGCCTGGTTATCGTCATCTTGTTCATTGGAGCGCTGGCAGGGCGGCGTAAAGATCCGTCGATTCCAATTCTGCTACCGAGCATTTTATTGCCATTGGTCATATTCCAAGGGTTATTGGGAATGTGGACGGTGACCTTAAAGGTACATCCTTTTATTGTCATGGCTCACTTACTGGGTGGCTTCTCAATATTGACCTTACTGTTCCTGTATGTGCTGCAGCTACGACCTAAAATAGTGTCCTTATCCCAAGTTGTGGCTAAAAAATTCAAAACTCTGGCGATGACGGGCTTGGTTTTGGTGGTCATTCAAATCGCTCTCGGAGGTTGGACTGCATCGAACTATGCTGCGACAGCCTGTACCGAATTGCCGTTTTGCAATTCTGGCTGGACCGAGAATGCTGATTTCGTTGGGGCATTTGATGTGTGGCAGAAGGGCTTCGACTTCGACGAGTTTAAACTGCATGAATTGGAAAAAATGGAAGCCGACTTGGCGCATGCTAGAGGGCAGACGTTCATTAACTATGAAGGTGGCGTGCTGGAGCATAGTGAAAAAGTCGCGATCCATGTGACCCATCGTATCGGCGCCTACATCGTGTTTTTAGTTGTGGGCCTGTTGGCGGTGTTGCTCATTCGTGAGCGAGACAGCGTACTACTGCGTCATACGGGGCGCGCCATAGCGCTGATTCTTGTGGGGCAAATGTTGTTGGGAATCAGCAACATTGTCTTTGGTTTGCCGCTGTATGTTGCAGTCGCTCATAACGGTGGCGGGGCCATCTTATTGTTGGCCTTAATCACCTTGAATTTTGTGGTCAACTGGCAATTTAGGGGGAAGAATGTCAGCTGA
- a CDS encoding glycosyltransferase family 9 protein yields MLTTPPEQPQSFCILRLSAIGDVCHAVSSVQALQRTYPEAKITWIIGKIEQKLIGDLPGIEFIVFDKSLGWKAYQQLRADMKGRQFDVLLHMQLAFRANLAAFFIPAKTKIGFAKERCKELHSLCVNEHISDSRGYHVLDGFRDFVRAVGVEEALPTWDIPIPHEAKAWATNFLPKEPFIVISPAASKVERNWSTERYTAISDFCHQLGYQVLLTGGPTSFEKQLCAEISTASRAYTINLAGQTDLKQLLLTLQKAQLVIAPDSGPAHMAVTQNTPVIGLYAHSNPKRTGPYLYQRFIADAYTPLACKELQLEPDKIPWGYRLKGHDLMNHIKVEQVQELIVQAIDFYGLEQPLSESPNES; encoded by the coding sequence TTGTTAACAACACCCCCTGAACAACCTCAGTCGTTTTGCATCTTGCGCCTCTCAGCGATTGGCGACGTATGCCATGCTGTATCATCCGTGCAAGCTTTGCAGCGCACTTACCCTGAGGCGAAGATCACCTGGATTATCGGAAAAATTGAGCAAAAATTAATAGGCGATCTGCCCGGAATCGAATTTATCGTGTTCGATAAAAGCTTGGGCTGGAAAGCTTATCAGCAACTTCGAGCAGACATGAAGGGGCGCCAGTTTGATGTTTTATTGCATATGCAGCTGGCTTTTCGGGCGAATTTAGCAGCGTTTTTTATTCCCGCGAAGACTAAGATAGGTTTTGCCAAAGAGCGTTGTAAAGAGCTGCATTCTCTATGTGTTAACGAACATATTAGCGATAGTCGTGGTTATCATGTGTTGGATGGTTTTCGTGATTTCGTGCGAGCTGTTGGCGTAGAAGAGGCGTTACCAACGTGGGATATCCCTATTCCGCATGAAGCTAAAGCATGGGCGACAAATTTTTTGCCAAAAGAACCCTTCATAGTGATTTCGCCAGCGGCCAGCAAAGTCGAACGTAACTGGAGTACTGAGCGCTACACCGCGATTTCAGACTTTTGCCACCAACTTGGCTACCAAGTATTACTGACTGGCGGCCCCACCAGCTTCGAAAAGCAACTTTGTGCGGAGATATCGACAGCTTCCAGAGCTTACACCATCAATCTTGCTGGGCAGACGGATTTAAAGCAGTTACTGCTAACCTTACAAAAAGCCCAGCTGGTCATCGCTCCTGACTCTGGTCCGGCGCACATGGCCGTTACTCAAAACACACCGGTTATTGGTCTTTACGCACACAGCAACCCGAAGCGTACTGGCCCCTATCTGTATCAGCGCTTTATCGCTGATGCTTACACCCCTTTGGCCTGCAAAGAGTTGCAGCTTGAGCCAGACAAGATCCCATGGGGTTATCGCTTAAAAGGGCATGATTTGATGAACCATATCAAGGTTGAGCAGGTTCAAGAGCTCATAGTTCAAGCCATTGATTTTTATGGACTTGAGCAGCCTTTAAGTGAATCACCCAACGAGAGCTAG
- a CDS encoding SURF1 family protein has protein sequence MSDTPEKQRFWQRPLFHLTIGQRVFQPSLIPTLGFILLLPLLLRLGLWQLDRAEEKRQLINTLEQRSTAPAVDLSEALQVKDPDMMVVTSEGKPISGVDLVIDNQTRDGRLGYEIYSLWQPTNFEQPIIVSRGWLPRKDFYQKVPNIPPFEAARLEGSLYFSKGANSVVADNAIWQEYDGIWLLGQFDFQTVAEKVKQMGYDSAPFIIRLQPDRTSKFVRQWPLVASPPEKHIAYAIQWFAMALALVMLFIILNLKRVKHNESTSS, from the coding sequence TTGAGTGATACTCCAGAAAAGCAGCGATTTTGGCAGAGACCCTTATTCCACCTGACTATTGGTCAGCGCGTCTTCCAGCCCAGTCTTATCCCAACTTTAGGCTTCATATTGTTGCTACCCTTACTGCTTCGCCTAGGGTTATGGCAGCTTGACCGTGCTGAAGAAAAACGTCAGCTAATCAATACGTTAGAACAGCGCTCGACAGCGCCAGCGGTTGATTTGAGCGAGGCATTGCAGGTTAAAGATCCGGATATGATGGTGGTGACTAGCGAAGGAAAGCCTATTTCTGGGGTGGACTTGGTGATTGACAACCAAACGCGAGACGGGCGTTTAGGTTACGAAATTTACAGCCTATGGCAGCCTACTAATTTTGAACAGCCGATCATCGTGAGTCGGGGCTGGTTGCCGCGTAAAGATTTTTATCAGAAGGTCCCGAATATCCCGCCATTCGAGGCCGCGCGCTTGGAAGGCTCATTGTATTTTTCAAAGGGCGCGAATTCGGTCGTGGCCGATAACGCGATCTGGCAAGAATATGATGGCATATGGCTTCTGGGGCAGTTTGATTTTCAAACTGTTGCAGAAAAAGTAAAGCAAATGGGGTATGATAGCGCCCCGTTTATTATCAGGCTTCAGCCTGATAGAACGAGTAAGTTTGTGCGTCAGTGGCCGTTAGTCGCGAGTCCACCTGAAAAGCACATCGCTTATGCGATTCAGTGGTTTGCCATGGCGTTGGCCTTGGTCATGTTATTCATCATTTTGAACTTGAAGCGAGTAAAGCACAATGAGTCAACAAGCAGTTGA
- the ilvC gene encoding ketol-acid reductoisomerase → MKVMYDKDINTEALNGKKLVILGYGSQGFAHSNNLKDSGFEVTVALRQGSSTFEKLKRSKISGATLEEAIKDADLVMMMLPDENQPEVYQDYLEPHLKPGASLGFAHGFNIHFNQITPRDDINVFMVAPKGPGHTVRSTYAEGSGVPCLVAVHQDVTGDTKELAYAYASAIGGGRAGVIETSFKEETETDLFGEQAVLCGGTAALVQAGFETLVEAGYSPEMAYFECLHELKLIVDLMYEGGINTMRYSISNTAEYGDLTRGNRLVTEDTKQSMKNILAEIQSGQFAKEYVDDCRNNYQTLHKLRHSHSEHQIEVVGEKLRGMMPWIKKKPLVDQTIN, encoded by the coding sequence ATGAAAGTAATGTACGACAAAGATATCAACACTGAAGCGCTTAATGGAAAAAAGCTGGTCATTTTAGGCTATGGCTCACAAGGTTTCGCTCACTCAAATAACCTTAAAGACAGCGGCTTTGAGGTTACTGTGGCGCTACGACAAGGATCATCAACTTTTGAGAAATTAAAACGCAGCAAGATCTCAGGCGCAACACTGGAAGAAGCGATCAAAGATGCCGACTTAGTGATGATGATGCTGCCTGATGAGAATCAACCAGAGGTTTACCAAGACTATCTCGAACCACACCTCAAACCTGGCGCCAGTTTAGGCTTTGCTCATGGCTTCAATATCCACTTCAATCAAATCACTCCTCGCGACGACATTAACGTTTTCATGGTCGCGCCGAAAGGCCCCGGACACACCGTTCGCTCGACTTACGCTGAAGGTAGCGGCGTTCCTTGCTTAGTTGCCGTTCATCAAGACGTGACTGGCGATACCAAAGAGTTAGCCTATGCCTACGCCAGCGCTATTGGCGGCGGACGTGCTGGGGTTATTGAAACCAGTTTCAAAGAAGAAACCGAAACTGACTTGTTCGGCGAGCAAGCAGTTCTCTGCGGCGGTACAGCAGCACTTGTTCAAGCGGGTTTTGAAACCTTGGTTGAAGCTGGGTACTCGCCAGAGATGGCTTATTTCGAATGCTTGCACGAACTCAAGCTTATCGTCGATTTGATGTACGAAGGCGGCATCAACACCATGCGTTACTCAATCTCCAACACAGCTGAGTATGGCGATTTAACTCGTGGTAATCGCTTAGTGACAGAAGACACCAAGCAGTCGATGAAAAATATCTTGGCTGAAATTCAAAGCGGTCAATTCGCCAAAGAGTATGTTGATGACTGTCGCAACAACTACCAAACCTTACACAAGCTGCGTCACTCACACTCAGAGCATCAAATTGAAGTGGTTGGTGAAAAACTGCGCGGCATGATGCCTTGGATCAAGAAAAAACCGTTGGTTGATCAAACCATTAACTAA
- the cyoE gene encoding heme o synthase produces the protein MSAEKKYPNTRPITWRDYYELTKPKVVYLLVFTAVVGMFLANDVTQSWFPPLKALIFGTIGIALASGAAAVVNHVVDAKIDTMMARTKQRPVAQGRVSSSKAIAFSATLAIIAMVMLWFLVNPLTAVLTLGGLVGYAFIYTMFLKRATPQNIVIGGLSGAIPPLLGWTSVTGSADPHAWLLVLIIFTWTPPHFWALSIHRIEDYAKAEIPMLPVTHGEDFTKTSIVLYTVLLILSTLLPYLTHMSGIIYLIGAIALGLWFLYYTMVLKYREKEGVAMKTFGVSIGYLTLLFAVLLVDHYVDPFI, from the coding sequence ATGTCAGCTGAGAAAAAGTATCCAAACACGCGCCCGATTACGTGGCGTGATTATTACGAATTGACCAAGCCAAAAGTGGTGTACTTATTGGTCTTCACAGCTGTAGTGGGCATGTTTTTAGCGAACGATGTTACCCAAAGCTGGTTCCCTCCATTGAAGGCCTTGATTTTTGGCACGATAGGTATCGCGCTAGCATCAGGTGCGGCTGCGGTGGTGAACCATGTGGTCGATGCTAAGATTGATACCATGATGGCGCGAACGAAACAGCGCCCCGTGGCACAAGGCCGGGTCAGTTCAAGCAAAGCGATTGCCTTTTCAGCAACCTTGGCCATCATTGCTATGGTCATGTTGTGGTTTTTGGTTAACCCGCTAACGGCGGTACTGACTTTAGGCGGCCTGGTTGGTTATGCCTTTATTTACACCATGTTCTTAAAGCGCGCGACGCCGCAGAACATTGTCATAGGTGGCTTGTCTGGCGCGATCCCACCTCTTCTAGGTTGGACGTCGGTTACCGGAAGTGCTGATCCACATGCATGGTTGTTAGTCTTGATTATTTTTACCTGGACGCCGCCACACTTTTGGGCATTATCAATTCATCGAATTGAGGATTACGCGAAAGCGGAAATCCCAATGTTGCCAGTGACTCATGGCGAAGACTTTACCAAGACGTCCATCGTGCTTTATACCGTACTATTAATTTTATCGACGTTACTCCCTTACCTAACCCATATGAGCGGTATTATTTACTTAATTGGTGCTATCGCTTTAGGCTTGTGGTTCTTGTATTACACGATGGTCTTGAAATACAGGGAAAAAGAAGGCGTTGCGATGAAAACATTCGGTGTTTCGATTGGTTATCTGACGTTGCTTTTCGCGGTATTGTTAGTTGATCATTACGTTGATCCCTTTATTTAA
- a CDS encoding UDP-2,3-diacylglucosamine diphosphatase, with the protein MTLPASHNPKTHYRTIWISDIHLGSKGCQADLLLEFLKHIECDKLYLVGDIIDCWRLKNRWYWPQHHNDVVQKILRKARKGCDVIFIPGNHDSLIRDFSSMSLGSVKIVEEDIHVTAQGKKLLILHGDIFDNVMRFTPWLATVGDHLYEFLLKLNRPINVFRQKFGKDYWSLSAHLKMKVKNAVSYISQFEEIASEHAKKHHADGIVCGHIHHAEIRQFNGIEYYNDGDWVESCTALVEDQDGHLSILDWHQLRQEYVLKEVPDLVIDSREAL; encoded by the coding sequence ATGACATTACCCGCTAGCCATAACCCTAAAACGCACTACCGCACCATCTGGATATCGGATATCCACCTTGGCAGCAAAGGATGCCAAGCAGACCTTCTGTTGGAGTTTCTCAAGCATATTGAATGTGACAAGCTTTACTTAGTGGGTGACATTATCGATTGTTGGCGACTCAAAAACCGTTGGTATTGGCCACAACATCATAATGATGTCGTTCAAAAAATTCTGCGCAAAGCTCGAAAAGGTTGCGACGTCATTTTTATCCCCGGCAACCACGACTCCCTTATTCGCGATTTTTCCAGCATGTCGCTTGGTAGCGTTAAAATTGTTGAAGAGGATATTCATGTCACCGCTCAAGGAAAGAAGCTATTAATTTTGCATGGCGATATTTTTGATAACGTGATGCGTTTTACGCCTTGGCTCGCCACCGTGGGCGATCACTTATATGAATTTTTGCTCAAGCTCAATCGCCCCATTAATGTATTCAGACAAAAGTTTGGTAAAGACTATTGGTCGCTCTCGGCGCACCTTAAAATGAAGGTCAAGAACGCCGTCAGCTACATCTCACAGTTTGAAGAGATTGCTTCTGAGCACGCTAAAAAGCACCATGCTGATGGTATTGTTTGTGGCCATATTCATCATGCTGAAATCCGCCAATTCAACGGTATTGAATACTACAATGATGGTGACTGGGTAGAGAGTTGTACCGCGCTTGTAGAAGATCAAGATGGCCACTTATCGATACTCGACTGGCACCAGCTACGGCAAGAGTATGTGCTTAAAGAAGTTCCTGACTTAGTGATCGACTCCCGCGAAGCCCTTTAG
- a CDS encoding SCO family protein, with translation MNKQIGSARLIIILVALLSLVAGVLSYQTLFAEKRMEIIRIFDQPRSVAAFEGKTHRGETFSEQDFLGQWSIVFFGFTTCPDVCPTALSNINGMMKNIEPEYLKDTTVIMVSVDPERDTLEKLAKYVPAFNPDFVGVNAGLKETQALTKSIGVSFFKVPGHDDPDNYLVEHTARWFVIDPLGRRYAYISPDQTPKHKDLIQTVSEDYNILREKAGDLHATGQ, from the coding sequence ATGAACAAACAAATTGGCTCGGCCCGTTTAATCATCATCCTAGTGGCACTTTTATCATTAGTGGCAGGTGTTTTGAGTTATCAGACACTGTTTGCTGAAAAGCGAATGGAGATCATTCGTATTTTTGATCAGCCACGTTCGGTCGCTGCCTTTGAAGGCAAAACACATCGCGGTGAGACTTTTTCTGAGCAAGACTTTCTAGGTCAGTGGAGCATTGTATTTTTTGGATTCACCACTTGTCCCGATGTTTGTCCTACGGCTTTATCAAACATCAACGGCATGATGAAAAATATTGAACCGGAGTACCTAAAAGACACGACGGTGATCATGGTTTCGGTTGATCCTGAACGCGATACTCTTGAAAAGCTGGCCAAGTATGTTCCTGCTTTTAATCCTGACTTCGTCGGTGTTAACGCGGGTTTGAAAGAAACGCAGGCGTTAACCAAGTCGATTGGCGTCAGTTTCTTTAAGGTTCCCGGGCATGATGATCCTGATAATTATTTGGTTGAGCATACCGCTCGATGGTTTGTGATTGATCCATTAGGCCGTCGTTATGCGTATATTTCGCCCGATCAAACGCCAAAACACAAAGATTTAATCCAAACGGTTTCCGAGGACTACAACATTCTGCGTGAAAAAGCAGGTGACCTCCACGCTACTGGGCAGTAA
- a CDS encoding twin transmembrane helix small protein: protein MWVKVVVIILMLAILFSLFRGLFFLNKGGEENSRKLVKSLSWRIGLSLLLFIVVLLLDHYGVINMRKGVLPVDTSQESVVDETTDESN from the coding sequence ATGTGGGTTAAAGTTGTCGTTATTATATTAATGCTGGCTATATTATTCAGCCTTTTTCGTGGTTTATTCTTCCTCAACAAGGGTGGCGAAGAAAACAGTCGAAAATTGGTCAAAAGCCTTAGCTGGCGAATCGGACTAAGCTTACTGCTCTTTATCGTTGTTTTGTTACTGGATCATTACGGCGTTATCAACATGCGAAAAGGTGTTCTACCCGTTGATACGAGCCAAGAGAGTGTTGTGGACGAAACCACTGATGAGTCAAACTGA
- a CDS encoding 3-deoxy-D-manno-octulosonic acid kinase — MKIQQVDNRRYLVAIKKYRDEVSKDWFDPQQLQSNDEVIGQSVGRSTTYFFEKAGKHFVLRKYFRGGLLSKWVEDSYFYLGVRRTRAYLEQAMLKKMRKLQLPVPEPVALLISKKGLLYRASIIIRLIKNSRDLFHILRERALTDSEWIQVGALIKQFHDQGVYHSDLNIHNILMDDEGALWLIDFDKGRFVEPNASNLESNLSRLQRSLDKESKKWPQFHWRAPDWDLFMTGYEQAQSQKSGD; from the coding sequence GTGAAAATTCAACAAGTTGATAATCGCCGCTACCTAGTAGCGATCAAAAAATACCGTGATGAGGTTTCAAAGGATTGGTTTGACCCGCAACAACTGCAAAGCAATGACGAAGTTATTGGTCAGTCTGTAGGACGCAGTACCACCTATTTTTTTGAGAAAGCTGGTAAGCATTTCGTACTTAGGAAATATTTCCGTGGCGGCCTATTGTCCAAATGGGTAGAGGATAGTTATTTCTATTTAGGGGTGCGTCGAACTCGGGCCTACCTTGAACAGGCCATGTTAAAGAAGATGCGCAAACTTCAGCTCCCAGTTCCTGAGCCAGTCGCTTTGCTGATCAGCAAAAAGGGTTTACTGTATCGGGCCTCGATCATTATTCGTCTGATCAAAAACTCCAGAGATTTGTTTCATATTCTTCGTGAGCGAGCGCTTACTGACAGTGAGTGGATTCAAGTCGGTGCCTTAATCAAGCAGTTCCATGATCAGGGTGTTTATCACTCGGACTTGAATATTCACAATATCTTGATGGATGATGAGGGAGCTTTGTGGCTGATTGACTTCGATAAAGGGCGTTTTGTTGAACCTAATGCTTCAAACCTTGAGTCAAACTTGAGCCGACTACAGCGCTCTCTCGATAAAGAAAGCAAAAAATGGCCACAGTTTCATTGGCGTGCGCCTGACTGGGACTTGTTTATGACGGGTTATGAGCAGGCGCAGAGTCAAAAGTCGGGCGACTAA